The following DNA comes from Streptomyces sp. Ag109_O5-10.
CGCCCTCCAGCCCCTCACCTGCCCCTACGAGTACGGCCCCGAGCAGCAGCTCGCCAACCGCCTGCGCCAGGGCTTCCGCAAGCTCCTCGCCGAACGCGGCGCCGACCTGTCGTACGGCCGCAAGCTTCCGCGGCTGCTCCGCGAGGCCGGGCTGCACGACGTGGCGGCCGACGCCTACTTCCCCGTGGCCTCGCCCGCCTGCACCGCCCTGGAGACCGCCACCGTCCAGCAGATCCGGGGCCGGCTCGTCGCGGCCGGCCTCGCCACCGACGAGGACGTCGACCAGCACCTGGCCAACGTGGCGACGGGCAGCATGGACCTCGCCACCGCCCCGATGATCTCCGCGTGGGGCCGCAAGGCGTAGGCCCGCCGCTCGTGGTGGGGGCGCCGTGCCCGTGTCAGTCGCGGGCGGGTGGTCTCGCGCCCACACGTTCCACCGCCCGCGCCCCCGCCCGGCAGCCCAGTGCCGCCGCCTCCGAGGCGTCCGCTCCGGCGACCAGCGCGGCGAGGAACGCCCCGGTGAACGCGTCACCGGCGCCCGTGGTGTCCCGGGGCGTCGCGGATGCGGCCGGGACGCGAGCGAGGACGCCGCCCGCCCGGGCCACCAACGCGCCGTCCGCCCCCGCCTTGGCCACCACCAGCGGGACCTGGCGGCTCAGTTTGGCCGCGGCGTCCGCCGGATCGGGCAGTCCCGTCAGCAGACAGGCCTCGTCCCGGCTCGGCAGCAGGACGTCGACCCCCTCGACGAGCGCCAGAAAACGGTCCACGCCCAGTGCCACGAGGAACCCGGCCGACGCCGGGTCCAGGCTCACCGGTACGCCACGCGCGCGGGCCGCCGCCAGGGCCGTCGCCACCAGGGCCCGGCTCGGCTCGGAGAACAGCAGATAGCCGGAGAGATGCAGCCGGGCCACCCCGTCGAGAAGCGCGTCCGACCAGTCGGCCGGCTCCAGCCGCAGGGACGCCCCGCTGTCCGTGAGGAAGGTCCGCTCGGCCGAGGCACCGCTGTCGACCAGGCAGATCACCGTCCCCGTCGCGGCCTCGGGGTCCACCACGAGCCGGGACCGCACCCCGGCGGCGGCCAGCTCCCGCTCGTGCCACCGGGCCGAGTCCGCCCCCACCCGCCCCAGCAGCCGTACGTCCGCACAGCCCGCGTGCGCTGCCCAGCAGGCCACATTGGCGCCCGCCCCGCCCGGCAGGGTCCGGATCACGGCGACCGTGTCGGTGCCGACCGCGAGCGGCCCCCGGTACCGCGCGACCACATCGGTGACGACGTCCCCGACGACCAGCAGGGCCCCGCCCGCCGCCTCTCCGCGAGGCACCGCCTCCTCGAGAGTCGGCGCGTCCCGGGGAGGCGTCACCTCTGCTCCGGTTGCCGCTGGTGCCGCTGCCCCATCCGGCGCCGCCGCTCGCTCGGGCGTCACCCCCTGGCCCACGCCGAGGCGATCCGCGCCGCCAGCCCGACATTGCCGCGCACGGCCGCCAGGTTCGCCTCCAGCGAGGCGCCGTCCGTATGCCGGACCAGATAGCCGAGCAGGAACGGCGTGACCGCCTGGCCGGTGATCCCTTCCGCCTCGCACGCGTGCAGCGCGTCGGCGAGCACGCGCGCGTGCAGCGCGGGGTCGAGCTGCTCCGCCTCCGGGACGGGGTTGGCGACGATCAGTGCCGAGTCCGCAGCGTCCAGCGCGTCCTGCGCCCGCATCACGTCCGCGACCTGCTCCGGGGTCCTAAGCGTCCAGTCGACCGGATGCCCGGAGTCGGACAGATAGAAGCCGGGGAAGCGGTCCGTACCGTAGCCCGCGACGGCCACACCCAGGGTCTCCAGGCGCTGGAGGGTCGCCGGCACGTCGAGGATCGACTTCACGCCCGCGCACACCACCGTGATCCGGGTGCGTGCCAGCAAACCCAGGTCGGCGGACTCGTCCTGGGTCGCCGTCCACTCACGGTGCACCCCGCCGAGGCCGCCCGTCGCGAACACCCGGAGGCCGGCCAGCGCCGCCAGCTGCGCCGTCGCCGACACGGTGGTCGCCCCGCTCGCCCCCGCGGCCAGGGCGAGCGGCAGGTCGCGATGGCCTAGCTTGCGGATCCCGTCCTCGTTGGCGATCCGCTCCAACTGGTCCTTGTCCAGACCGACATGGGGCCGCCCGTCCAGCACGGCGATGGTCGCGGGCACCGCGCCCGCCCGCCGTACCGTGTCCTCCAGCTCCAGCGCCACCTGGAGGTTGCGCGGGCGCGGCAGCCCGTGCGCGATGATCGTGGACTCCAGGGCGACCACCGCACGGCCCGCGCCGAGCGCTTCCCCGACCTCTTCCGACACCACCAGCACCACGCCTGCCTCCTGTCCGTCGGTCTTCCCTCATCTCTGGCGGGAGCCCCACCCGGATAAACGCTTGCGGCCTGTGGGGGATGCCACCAGCCTGGGCTGCATGACGAATCACCCGGTACGTCTGGACCACGTCGTCCTCTGGGTCGCCGACCCTGCCGCCGCGGCCGGCTTCTACGAGCGGATGCTCGGCCTGGAGCCGCTACGGGTCGCCGAGTTCACCGCCGGAGAGGTGCCGTTCCCTTCCGTACGCGTCACCGAGGAGACCATCATCGACCTCGCGCCGCGCACCCTCGCCGAGCGCATGCCGGCCCTTCCCGGCGCCGACGGCAGCGCGGGCCACCCCGTCAACCACGTCTGTCTGTCCCTGCCGTCCGACGCCTTCGACGCCCTGCGCGCCCGCCTCGCCGAGCACGCCGTCCCCATGACCGACATCGGACACGACTCCTTCGGCGCCCGCGGCACGGCCCCGCGCAACTTCTACTTCAGGGATCCCGACGGCAACGTCGTCGAGGCACGCCACTACGGCTGACCGCCGGCGGGGCGCGACACGGCCAGGGCCCGGGGAACGAGCCTCAGAACAGCGGCTCCGGGAGCACGCCCTCCAGGGCGAGCAGCTTCCGCTTGGTCTCCAGACCGCCCCCGAACCCGCCGATCCCGCCGTCGCTCTCCACCACCCGGTGACAGGGCACGACGACCGGCAGCGGATTGGCGCCCATCGCCGCGCCCACCGCCTGCGCCCCGCCGGGCTGCCCGACCCGGCCCGCCAGGTCGCCGTACCCGACCACCGTGCCGTACGGAACACCCGCGGCCAGCTCCCGCAGCACCTGCCGGTTGAAGCCGGAGATCAGCGACCAGTCCAGTGGCAGGTCGAAGTCCCTCCGCCGGCCCGCGAAGTACGCCCGCAGCTGGGATATCGCCTCGGCCAGCACCGGCTCCGTGGGAGCCTCGACGGGCTCGGCGCCCAGCCGAGACGCCAGCCGCTCCACCGTCCGTTCCCGCACCGCCTCGGTCGCGTGGAACACCACGTTGACCAGGCCGCTGCCGGTCGCCGCGAGCAGCAGCGGACCGATGTCGGTGCCCACGACGGCCCACACCACCCGCTGCCCGTACTGCCCTTCGCTGTCCATGTGCCCCACCGTACGGCCCGCCACTGACAACGCCGTCTCCCCGGCCCGGGTCAGCTCGCGCACAACGCGGCCCGCACCACGTCCGGCTTGTTGGTGATGATCCCGTCCACGCCGTAGCCGACGGCCTTCCAGGTGGTGACCGCGTCGTCCACCGTCCAGGTGAAGACGCGCAGCGGCCGGCCGTGCGGCCCCTTGAGGGCGTGCACGGTCCGCACATAGCCGACGGAGACCGAGCCCACCGAGGGGTTGATCAGGTCCACGAAGCCCGCGTACCGCCGCAGGGAGCCCACGGGCGGTGTGCCGAGGTAGCCGGTCGTCACTGCGGGCCGCAGAGCGTGCACCGCGCGCAGGCTGTCCGCGCTGAAACTCTGCACGACGAGCCGGTCCAGATGCGGGCGGTCCAGCCAGCCCTCGTTGCGCAGCAGCTGGAGAACCTGCCGCTCGATGCCGGGGTACAGCTCGGGGTTCTTGATCTCCAGGAGCAGCTTCTCGTGATTGTGCTCGACCCGGCGCATGTACTGCTCCAGCGTCGGCACCCTCGTGCCCCGGTACGAGGGGGAGAACCAGCTGCCCGCGTCCAGCCGGGCCACCTCGGCCGCGGTGAAGTCCTTCACCTTCCAGGGCGCCCGGCCGGGGAAGACCTTTGCGGCGTCGGTGGTGCGCCGGAGACTGTCGTCGTGGATGACGACGAGCCGGCCGTCCTTGGTGCGCTGGACGTCGTTCTCGACCCAGGTGAAGCCCAGTGCGGCGGCCTTGTCGATGGCGGCCAGCGTGTTCTCTGGGGCGTAGGCGGCGGCGCCCCGGTGCGCGAGCACCGTGGGTGCGGCGGTGTCGCCCGCCCGGGCGGCGGGGACGGGGCTCAGCAGGGCTGCCGTTCCCAGCAGCGCGGTGGCCGTGACGGCGACTGCGCGCGCGTGCATGGGCACTCCTCACGTGGAACGAATACGGACAGCACAAGAGTGACAGCAGGGAGTGAACGGCTCGCGGGTGCGGGACGGCCACAGATTGAATGGAGTCGCCCAAGCCCGCTCACCGTTGCCGCACAACTGAGGCAAGGGCGTGTTTCTTTGCCGGAAAATCGTTCGACCATTCCGGTGCGGGTCATACTCTCTGCGTCAACCCTGACCGTTCGGGCGGTCCTGGGACGGGGCGTAGTACACACATTCCGGGACGCAAAGGGTGAAGGGCAGCCGCGCATGCAGGGCACGGTCGACGGATTCAGCTACGGGCTCGTCACCCCGTTGGTGGCCTACCTGATGGCCTGCCTCGGTGGCGCTCTCGGGCTGCGCTGCACGACCCGTGCGATGCTGGTGGCCCACTCGTGGCGCCCCGCCTGGCTCGCCCTGGGGTCGGCGGCGATCGGCTCCGGCATATGGACCATGCACTTCGTCGCCATGATGGGGTTCAGCGTCGAGGAGACGCCGATCCACTACGACAAGCCCCTCACGTACGCGAGCCTCGGCCTCGCCATGGTCATGGTGGGCGTCGGGATCTTCATAGTCGGCTACCGGGGCGCGAGCGGAACCGCGCTCTTCACGGGCGGCACGATCACCGGTCTGGGCATCGCCTCGATGCATTACCTGGGCATGGCCGGGCTGCGCCTCAACGGAACCCTGCAGTACGACACGGTCATGGTCGCCGCGTCGGTCGTGATAGGCGTCGTCGCCGCCACCTCGGCACTGTGGGCCGCCGGGCAGGTCCGCGGCTTCCTGTGGAGCGTCGGCGCGAGCCTCGTCATGGGGCTCGCCGTCAGCGGCATGCACTACACCGGCATGGCCGCCCTCACCGTCCACCTGCACGGCGCCAGCGTGACGTCCCCGGGCGACTCTCCTGCCTCCCTGCTCGCCCCCATGCTGATCGGCCCGCTCGCCTTCCTCTGCCTGGCCGCCGTCGTCGTGATCTTCGACCCGCTGATGGTCACGGGCAAGCCCGACCAGGTCCGCGCGGCGCACAAGCCGGGCGTGCCGGCCGACGAGGTCACCCACCACCCGAGCCGCCGCCCACAACTCCGCGTCGGCCGTCAGCAGAGCTACCACAGCGCACGTACACCGCAGAACCGCTGATCAGAGCCGGTTGTCAGTGCGGGGTCGTACGGTTGAAGCCATGCGGCCCGTTTCCCACATCGAACGCACGGTGGCGCCCTTCGAGGTCGTCAGCCCCTACCAGCCCAGCGGCGACCAGCCGGCCGCCATCGCCGACCTGGCCAGACGCATCGAGGCCGGGGAGAAGGACGTCGTCCTCCTCGGCGCGACCGGCACCGGCAAGTCCGCCACCACCGCGTGGATGATCGAAAAACTCCAGCGCCCCACCCTGGTGATGGCGCCGAACAAGACCCTGGCCGCTCAGCTGGCCAACGAGTTCCGCGAGCTCCTCCCGAACAACGCGGTCGAATACTTCGTCTCGTACTACGACTACTACCAGCCCGAGGCGTACGTCCCGCAGTCGGACACCTACATCGAGAAGGACTCCTCGATCAACGAGGAGGTCGAGCGGCTGCGCCACTCCGCCACCAACTCGCTGCTCACCCGCCGCGACGTGATCGTGGTCGCCTCGGTCTCCTGCATCTACGGCCTCGGTACCCCGCAGGAGTACGTCGACCGGATGGTCCCGCTGCGGGTCGGCGACGAAATCGACCGCGACGACCTGCTGCGCCGCTTCGTTGACATCCAGTACACGCGCAACGACCTCGCGTTCACCCGCGGCACCTTCCGCGTCCGCGGCGACACCATCGAGATCTTCCCGGTCTACGAGGAGCTCGCCGTCCGCATCGAGATGTTCGGCGACGAGATCGAGGCGCTGTCCACCCTGCACCCGCTCACCGGCGAGATCATCAGCGACGACCGGCAGCTGTACGTCTTCCCGGCCTCCCACTACATCGCGGGCCCCGAGCGCATGGACCGGGCCGTCAACGACATCGAGAAGGAGCTGGGGGAGCGCCTGGCCGAGCTGGAGAAGCAGGGCAAGCTCCTGGAGGCCCAGCGGCTGCGCATGCGCACCACGTACGACATCGAGATGCTCCGCCAGATCGGCACCTGCTCCGGCGTGGAGAACTACTCGATGCACTTCGACGGCCGCCTGCCCGGCTCCCCGCCGAACACCCTGCTCGACTACTTCCCGGACGACTTCCTCCTGGTCATCGACGAGTCGCACGTCACCGTGCCGCAGATCGGCGCCATGTACGAGGGCGACGCCTCCCGCAAGCGCACCCTTGTGGACCACGGCTTCCGGCTGCCCTCCGCCCTGGACAACCGCCCGCTGAAGTGGGAGGAGTTCCAGGAGCGGATCGGGCAGGCCGTGTACCTGTCGGCGACCCCCGGCGCGTACGAGCTCTCCCGCGGGGACGGTGTCGTCGAGCAGATCATCCGCCCCACCGGTCTCGTCGACCCCGAGGTCGTCGTCAAGCCCACCGAGGGGCAGATCGACGACCTTGTGCACGAGATCCGCAAGCGCACCGAGAAGGACGAGCGCGTCCTGGTCACCACGCTCACCAAGAAGATGGCCGAGGACCTCACCGACTACTTCCTGGAGCTCGGCATCCAGGTGCGCTACCTGCACAGCGACGTCGACACGCTGCGCCGCGTCGAGCTGCTGCGCGAGCTGCGCTCCGGTGAGTACGACGTCCTGGTCGGCATCAACCTCCTCCGGGAGGGCCTCGACCTGCCCGAGGTGTCCCTGGTGGCGATCCTCGACGCCGACAAGGAGGGCTTCCTGCGCTCGGGCACCTCACTGATCCAGACCATCGGCCGCGCGGCGCGCAATGTCTCCGGCGAGGTCCACATGTACGCCGACAAGATCACCCCGGCGATGGAGAAGGCCATCGACGAGACCAACCGGCGCCGTGAGAAGCAGGTCGCGTACAACAAGGCCAACGGCATCGACCCGCAGCCGCTCCGGAAGAAGATCAACGACATCGTCGCGCAGATCGCCCGCGAGGAGGTCGACACCGAACAGCTGCTCGGCTCGGGCTACCGCAGGCAGAAGGACGGCAAGGCGGCCAAGGCTCCCGTGCCGTCGCTGGGCGACAAGGCGGCCAAGGGCGCGAAGGCCGGGAAGGCCGGCAAGGCCGCCAGGGGCAAGGCCGGGGAAGCGGTGCCCACCGACCGCCCGGCTGCCGAACTCGCCGAGCAGATCGAGGAGATGACGGAGCGTATGCGTGCCGCCGCCGCCGACCTGCAGTTCGAGATCGCGGCCCGGCTGCGTGACGAGGTCTCCGAGATGAAGAAGGAACTGCGTCAGATGAGAGAGGCGGGCCTGGCCTGACCCCTGATCCGCTGCCGAACCCCGGCAAGCACGCGAAGTGTTGCAGGACCGACACAAAGCGCGGGCCGGGGTTCGGCACTGTCAGCGACGCTGCATAGGGTTTTGGTCAACCGCGGACTCCGCGGGAGCAGGGGACCACCGACGAGGGGAAACAGCCGTGACCGTCAACATGACCAAGGGTCAGGCCATCAGCCTGGAGAAGAAGGACGGCGGCTCCCTGAGCGCGGTCCGCATGGGTCTTGGCTGGAAGGCGGCGCCCCGTCGTGGGCTGTTCGGCTCGCGCACCCGGGAGATCGACCTGGACGCCTCGGCGGTGCTGTTCGCCGACAAGCAGCCCGTCGACGTCGTGTTCTTCCGGCACCTGGTGAGTGACGACGGCTCCGTCCGCCACACGGGCGACAACCTCGTCGGCGGCGCGGGCCAGGGCGGCGACGACGAGGCCATCCTCGTCGACCTCGCGCGCGTGCCGGTCCACGTCGACCAGATCATCTTCACCGTGAACTCCTTCACCGGCCAGACCTTCCAGGAAGTGCAGAACGCCTTCTGCCGCCTGGTCGACGAGACCACCGGCCAGGAACTCGCCCGTTACACGCTCGACGGCGGCGGCGAGTACACCGCCCAGATCATGGCGAAGGTGCACCGGTCGGGATCCGGCTGGACGATGACGGCCCTG
Coding sequences within:
- a CDS encoding carbohydrate kinase family protein; this translates as MPRGEAAGGALLVVGDVVTDVVARYRGPLAVGTDTVAVIRTLPGGAGANVACWAAHAGCADVRLLGRVGADSARWHERELAAAGVRSRLVVDPEAATGTVICLVDSGASAERTFLTDSGASLRLEPADWSDALLDGVARLHLSGYLLFSEPSRALVATALAAARARGVPVSLDPASAGFLVALGVDRFLALVEGVDVLLPSRDEACLLTGLPDPADAAAKLSRQVPLVVAKAGADGALVARAGGVLARVPAASATPRDTTGAGDAFTGAFLAALVAGADASEAAALGCRAGARAVERVGARPPARD
- a CDS encoding pseudouridine-5'-phosphate glycosidase, producing the protein MVLVVSEEVGEALGAGRAVVALESTIIAHGLPRPRNLQVALELEDTVRRAGAVPATIAVLDGRPHVGLDKDQLERIANEDGIRKLGHRDLPLALAAGASGATTVSATAQLAALAGLRVFATGGLGGVHREWTATQDESADLGLLARTRITVVCAGVKSILDVPATLQRLETLGVAVAGYGTDRFPGFYLSDSGHPVDWTLRTPEQVADVMRAQDALDAADSALIVANPVPEAEQLDPALHARVLADALHACEAEGITGQAVTPFLLGYLVRHTDGASLEANLAAVRGNVGLAARIASAWARG
- a CDS encoding VOC family protein, whose protein sequence is MTNHPVRLDHVVLWVADPAAAAGFYERMLGLEPLRVAEFTAGEVPFPSVRVTEETIIDLAPRTLAERMPALPGADGSAGHPVNHVCLSLPSDAFDALRARLAEHAVPMTDIGHDSFGARGTAPRNFYFRDPDGNVVEARHYG
- a CDS encoding methylated-DNA--[protein]-cysteine S-methyltransferase, which codes for MDSEGQYGQRVVWAVVGTDIGPLLLAATGSGLVNVVFHATEAVRERTVERLASRLGAEPVEAPTEPVLAEAISQLRAYFAGRRRDFDLPLDWSLISGFNRQVLRELAAGVPYGTVVGYGDLAGRVGQPGGAQAVGAAMGANPLPVVVPCHRVVESDGGIGGFGGGLETKRKLLALEGVLPEPLF
- a CDS encoding glycerophosphodiester phosphodiesterase family protein, whose translation is MHARAVAVTATALLGTAALLSPVPAARAGDTAAPTVLAHRGAAAYAPENTLAAIDKAAALGFTWVENDVQRTKDGRLVVIHDDSLRRTTDAAKVFPGRAPWKVKDFTAAEVARLDAGSWFSPSYRGTRVPTLEQYMRRVEHNHEKLLLEIKNPELYPGIERQVLQLLRNEGWLDRPHLDRLVVQSFSADSLRAVHALRPAVTTGYLGTPPVGSLRRYAGFVDLINPSVGSVSVGYVRTVHALKGPHGRPLRVFTWTVDDAVTTWKAVGYGVDGIITNKPDVVRAALCAS
- a CDS encoding MHYT domain-containing protein, producing MQGTVDGFSYGLVTPLVAYLMACLGGALGLRCTTRAMLVAHSWRPAWLALGSAAIGSGIWTMHFVAMMGFSVEETPIHYDKPLTYASLGLAMVMVGVGIFIVGYRGASGTALFTGGTITGLGIASMHYLGMAGLRLNGTLQYDTVMVAASVVIGVVAATSALWAAGQVRGFLWSVGASLVMGLAVSGMHYTGMAALTVHLHGASVTSPGDSPASLLAPMLIGPLAFLCLAAVVVIFDPLMVTGKPDQVRAAHKPGVPADEVTHHPSRRPQLRVGRQQSYHSARTPQNR
- the uvrB gene encoding excinuclease ABC subunit UvrB gives rise to the protein MRPVSHIERTVAPFEVVSPYQPSGDQPAAIADLARRIEAGEKDVVLLGATGTGKSATTAWMIEKLQRPTLVMAPNKTLAAQLANEFRELLPNNAVEYFVSYYDYYQPEAYVPQSDTYIEKDSSINEEVERLRHSATNSLLTRRDVIVVASVSCIYGLGTPQEYVDRMVPLRVGDEIDRDDLLRRFVDIQYTRNDLAFTRGTFRVRGDTIEIFPVYEELAVRIEMFGDEIEALSTLHPLTGEIISDDRQLYVFPASHYIAGPERMDRAVNDIEKELGERLAELEKQGKLLEAQRLRMRTTYDIEMLRQIGTCSGVENYSMHFDGRLPGSPPNTLLDYFPDDFLLVIDESHVTVPQIGAMYEGDASRKRTLVDHGFRLPSALDNRPLKWEEFQERIGQAVYLSATPGAYELSRGDGVVEQIIRPTGLVDPEVVVKPTEGQIDDLVHEIRKRTEKDERVLVTTLTKKMAEDLTDYFLELGIQVRYLHSDVDTLRRVELLRELRSGEYDVLVGINLLREGLDLPEVSLVAILDADKEGFLRSGTSLIQTIGRAARNVSGEVHMYADKITPAMEKAIDETNRRREKQVAYNKANGIDPQPLRKKINDIVAQIAREEVDTEQLLGSGYRRQKDGKAAKAPVPSLGDKAAKGAKAGKAGKAARGKAGEAVPTDRPAAELAEQIEEMTERMRAAAADLQFEIAARLRDEVSEMKKELRQMREAGLA
- a CDS encoding TerD family protein, encoding MTVNMTKGQAISLEKKDGGSLSAVRMGLGWKAAPRRGLFGSRTREIDLDASAVLFADKQPVDVVFFRHLVSDDGSVRHTGDNLVGGAGQGGDDEAILVDLARVPVHVDQIIFTVNSFTGQTFQEVQNAFCRLVDETTGQELARYTLDGGGEYTAQIMAKVHRSGSGWTMTALGVPARGRTFQDLVPAILPIL